In the genome of Acidobacteriota bacterium, one region contains:
- the shc gene encoding squalene--hopene cyclase, translating into MPSPKGPESREPQLTFGKLDDVSTRVAAAVEAARNCLFSMQDEKGYWCGELEADTTLESDYILLHRLLGTDIDPKIEDRIRKAANYILAHQNADGGWSIYAAGPSNASATVKAYFSLKLAGYTAEHPALARAREKIMALGGVTEVNTFTKIYLCFFGQYDYDAVPAIPPEIVLFPNWFWFNIYEISSWSRAILVPLSIAYAKKPFKKIPQEMGIDELFPQGRQGTTLHLHWSEQIVSWRNFFLVLDRMTHWFERVHVRPLRSIAIKSAQKWMMARLEKSDGLGAIYPGLMNSIIALRCLGYSLDDPQMIRAIDEFEALGIEAGDTFRMQPCKSPVWDTALALFALGESGVPRGDTRMAKAGAWLLQKQVTHQGDWAVKNPKAQPGGWYFEFNNEFYPDVDDTAMVALGLTHVQHPNERYQHESVQRAIAWVLSMQCKDGGWASFDKDNDRMVFQYVPFADHNAMLDPPTVDITGRVLEMLAAYGYTRADQHVRKAMDFLRRNQESDGAWFGRWGVNYIYGTMQVLRGFEAMGEDVHEPHIQHAAEWLRSFQNSDGGWGESCGSYDDPHARGVGPSTPSQTAWAVLGLLAAGDTRSDSVSRGIAFLLRTQRADGNWDEPYYTGTGFPRVFYLMYHMYRTYFPLLALTTFAKVFSNVSDTGEARFSSNVTPLKLGGK; encoded by the coding sequence ATGCCGTCCCCCAAGGGTCCTGAGAGCCGCGAGCCGCAACTCACCTTCGGCAAGCTGGATGACGTTTCCACCCGCGTCGCCGCCGCGGTCGAGGCCGCGCGCAACTGCCTTTTCTCCATGCAGGACGAGAAGGGTTACTGGTGTGGCGAACTCGAAGCCGACACCACGCTCGAGTCCGATTACATCCTGCTGCACCGCCTGCTCGGCACCGACATTGACCCCAAAATAGAAGACCGCATCCGCAAGGCCGCAAACTACATCCTCGCGCACCAGAATGCGGATGGCGGTTGGAGCATCTACGCCGCCGGGCCGTCGAACGCCAGCGCCACGGTCAAGGCGTACTTCAGCCTGAAGCTCGCCGGCTACACCGCCGAGCATCCCGCCCTCGCGCGCGCGCGCGAGAAGATCATGGCGCTGGGCGGTGTCACCGAGGTCAACACCTTCACCAAGATCTATCTCTGCTTCTTCGGGCAATACGACTACGACGCCGTTCCGGCCATCCCGCCGGAGATCGTGCTTTTCCCCAACTGGTTCTGGTTCAACATCTACGAGATCAGCTCGTGGTCGCGCGCCATCCTGGTGCCACTCTCCATCGCCTACGCGAAAAAGCCGTTCAAAAAGATCCCGCAGGAGATGGGTATCGACGAGCTCTTCCCGCAAGGCCGCCAGGGCACCACGCTGCACCTGCACTGGTCGGAGCAGATCGTCTCGTGGCGTAATTTCTTCCTCGTGCTCGACCGCATGACGCACTGGTTCGAGCGCGTGCACGTGCGTCCGCTGCGCTCCATCGCCATCAAGAGCGCGCAGAAGTGGATGATGGCGCGCCTCGAGAAATCAGACGGCCTCGGCGCCATCTATCCCGGCCTGATGAACTCCATCATCGCGCTGCGCTGCCTGGGGTATTCGCTCGACGATCCGCAGATGATCCGCGCCATCGACGAGTTTGAAGCCCTCGGCATCGAGGCAGGTGACACCTTCCGCATGCAGCCCTGCAAGTCGCCGGTGTGGGATACCGCCCTCGCGCTCTTCGCGCTCGGGGAATCGGGCGTGCCGCGCGGCGATACGCGCATGGCCAAGGCCGGCGCATGGCTCCTGCAGAAGCAGGTCACGCACCAGGGTGATTGGGCGGTGAAGAATCCGAAAGCGCAGCCCGGCGGCTGGTATTTCGAGTTCAACAACGAGTTCTATCCCGACGTGGACGATACCGCCATGGTCGCGCTCGGGCTCACCCATGTGCAGCATCCCAACGAGCGTTACCAGCACGAGAGCGTGCAGCGCGCCATCGCTTGGGTGCTCTCCATGCAGTGCAAAGACGGCGGCTGGGCGTCGTTCGATAAAGATAACGATCGCATGGTCTTCCAGTACGTCCCCTTCGCCGACCACAACGCCATGCTCGATCCGCCGACCGTGGACATCACCGGCCGCGTGCTCGAGATGCTGGCGGCTTACGGCTACACCCGCGCCGACCAGCACGTGCGCAAGGCCATGGACTTCCTGCGCCGCAACCAGGAATCAGACGGCGCGTGGTTCGGCCGCTGGGGCGTGAATTACATCTACGGCACCATGCAAGTGCTGCGCGGCTTCGAGGCGATGGGCGAAGACGTCCACGAGCCGCACATCCAGCACGCGGCAGAGTGGCTGCGCAGCTTCCAGAACTCCGATGGCGGCTGGGGCGAGAGCTGCGGCAGCTATGACGATCCGCACGCGCGCGGCGTTGGCCCGAGCACGCCCTCGCAGACGGCGTGGGCCGTCCTCGGACTGCTCGCCGCCGGCGACACGCGCTCCGATTCAGTCAGCCGCGGCATCGCCTTCCTGCTCCGCACCCAGCGCGCGGACGGCAACTGGGACGAGCCTTACTACACCGGCACCGGCTTTCCGCGCGTGTTTTACCTCATGTACCATATGTACAGGACGTATTTCCCGCTGCTCGCGCTCACCACGTTTGCCAAGGTGTTTTCGAACGTCAGCGACACGGGCGAGGCCCGGTTCTCATCGAACGTCACGCCGCTCAAACTAGGAGGCAAGTAA